A genomic window from Lycium barbarum isolate Lr01 chromosome 4, ASM1917538v2, whole genome shotgun sequence includes:
- the LOC132636965 gene encoding receptor-like protein 15 isoform X1 has translation MLGRRKNYSFETQRCIQLPKWDCSFFLGWGRKRLLYVGKGWLHELTKHVIKLSLNDTRPTMGAMGATNNGFFLESSLFNPFEELHELRLDDNSIEGFYGVLRLKKLQMLDLSWNRLTEIPSFRGMVSLRFLYLGDNHMKNLSTFQELTTLRGLEMLDLSYNEIVGEMPPSLGAMTSLKILSFSGNGLNGSFPEEGLCNLKNLQELDISRNSFKGSIPPCISNLTSLRLLDLSNNNLSGTIPSDLLRLTSLEYFSLSLNHFEGSISLSLFANNSNLEVLKLGSLNNELHVDTENTPWKPLFQLKVLRLSNCYLNDPSRSLPSFLLTQHDLRVVDLSCNSMVGKLPTWLLKNNARLEFLSLAQNSFTGLFVLPVDSKDLDLFWLDVSKNDIQGLLHASIGHIFPNLQYLNMSGNSFQGNIPHSIGNMNMLRSLDLSSNNFTGELPNIWLWAVRN, from the exons ATGTTGGGAAGAAGAAAAAATTACTCTTTTGAAACTCAAAGATGCATTCAACTACCCAAATGGGACTGCTCTTTCTTCTTGGGGTGGGGAAGAAAGAGATTGTTGTATGTGGGAAAGGGTTGGTTGCATGAATTGACGAAGCATGTGATAAAACTTTCACTCAATGACACAAGACCAACAATGGGGGCAATGGGGGCCACCAACAACGGTTTCTTCCTGGAATCCTCTTTATTTAATCCCTTTGAGGAGCTGCATGAGTTACGATTGGATGATAACTCCATTGAAG GCTTTTATGGAGTGCTGAGGTTAAAAAAATTACAAATGTTGGATCTGAGTTGGAATAGGCTCACAGAAATTCCATCCTTCCGTGGCATGGTGTCTTTGAGGTTTTTGTACCTCGGAGACAATCATATGAAAAATTTGTCCACATTTCAAG AGTTGACAACTTTGAGGGGCCTGGAGATGCTTGACTTGAGTTATAATGAGATTGTTGGTGAGATGCCTCCATCTCTTGGGGCCATGACATCTTTAAAGATCTTATCATTTAGTGGCAATGGATTAAATGGCTCTTTCCCGGAGGAAG GTTTATGTAATTTGAAAAACCTCCAAGAGTTGGATATTAGCCGAAACAGCTTCAAAGGATCTATTCCTCCATGTATCAGCAATTTAACATCCCTCCGTCTCCTCGATCTTTCTAACAATAACCTTTCGGGAACCATTCCTTCTGATCTCCTCAGGCTCACGTCCCTCGAATACTTTTCCCTTTCTCTGAACCATTTTGAAGGGTCCATCTCATTGAGTTTATTTGCTAACAACTCCAATCTTGAGGTTCTTAAACTTGGTAGCCTTAACAACGAGTTGCATGTAGACACAGAAAATACACCATGGAAACCTCTATTTCAGCTAAAAGTCCTACGACTATCAAACTGCTATCTCAATGATCCAAGTAGATCTCTTCCGAGCTTTCTTTTGACTCAGCATGATTTAAGAGTTGTTGACCTCAGTTGCAATTCCATGGTTGGAAAGCTTCCCACTTGGTTACTGAAAAACAATGCAAGATTGGAGTTCCTTAGTCTTGCACAGAACTCATTCACGGGTCTATTTGTGTTACCTGTTGATTCTAAAGATCTTGATTTGTTTTGGCTTGATGTGTCTAAGAATGATATTCAAGGCCTCCTTCATGCGTCTATTGGCCATATATTCCCAAATTTGCAGTATTTGAACATGTCTGGAAACTCGTTTCAAGGTAATATTCCTCATTCAATCGGCAACATGAATATGTTGCGTTCATTGGATCTGTCGAGCAACAACTTCACAGGAGAATTACCAAACATTTGGTTATGGGCTGTAAGGAATTGA
- the LOC132636965 gene encoding receptor-like protein 15 isoform X2: MKPSPRGKLIEPSPELMTCLFTELTTLRGLEMLDLSYNEIVGEMPPSLGAMTSLKILSFSGNGLNGSFPEEGLCNLKNLQELDISRNSFKGSIPPCISNLTSLRLLDLSNNNLSGTIPSDLLRLTSLEYFSLSLNHFEGSISLSLFANNSNLEVLKLGSLNNELHVDTENTPWKPLFQLKVLRLSNCYLNDPSRSLPSFLLTQHDLRVVDLSCNSMVGKLPTWLLKNNARLEFLSLAQNSFTGLFVLPVDSKDLDLFWLDVSKNDIQGLLHASIGHIFPNLQYLNMSGNSFQGNIPHSIGNMNMLRSLDLSSNNFTGELPNIWLWAVRN; encoded by the exons ATGAAGCCTTCTCCCCGGGGAAAATTGATAGAGCCTTCGCCAGAGTTAATGACTTGTTTGTTCACAGAGTTGACAACTTTGAGGGGCCTGGAGATGCTTGACTTGAGTTATAATGAGATTGTTGGTGAGATGCCTCCATCTCTTGGGGCCATGACATCTTTAAAGATCTTATCATTTAGTGGCAATGGATTAAATGGCTCTTTCCCGGAGGAAG GTTTATGTAATTTGAAAAACCTCCAAGAGTTGGATATTAGCCGAAACAGCTTCAAAGGATCTATTCCTCCATGTATCAGCAATTTAACATCCCTCCGTCTCCTCGATCTTTCTAACAATAACCTTTCGGGAACCATTCCTTCTGATCTCCTCAGGCTCACGTCCCTCGAATACTTTTCCCTTTCTCTGAACCATTTTGAAGGGTCCATCTCATTGAGTTTATTTGCTAACAACTCCAATCTTGAGGTTCTTAAACTTGGTAGCCTTAACAACGAGTTGCATGTAGACACAGAAAATACACCATGGAAACCTCTATTTCAGCTAAAAGTCCTACGACTATCAAACTGCTATCTCAATGATCCAAGTAGATCTCTTCCGAGCTTTCTTTTGACTCAGCATGATTTAAGAGTTGTTGACCTCAGTTGCAATTCCATGGTTGGAAAGCTTCCCACTTGGTTACTGAAAAACAATGCAAGATTGGAGTTCCTTAGTCTTGCACAGAACTCATTCACGGGTCTATTTGTGTTACCTGTTGATTCTAAAGATCTTGATTTGTTTTGGCTTGATGTGTCTAAGAATGATATTCAAGGCCTCCTTCATGCGTCTATTGGCCATATATTCCCAAATTTGCAGTATTTGAACATGTCTGGAAACTCGTTTCAAGGTAATATTCCTCATTCAATCGGCAACATGAATATGTTGCGTTCATTGGATCTGTCGAGCAACAACTTCACAGGAGAATTACCAAACATTTGGTTATGGGCTGTAAGGAATTGA
- the LOC132638019 gene encoding cuscuta receptor 1-like, producing the protein MLKLSQNKLQGQLFPKKWNLTSLLFLYLDNNFFSGQLLPGLLTSSYLKVLNLSDNSISGKLPDWIGDFSSLSFLVASRNLFKGPIPVGFCRLVELTVLDLSWNSLSDKIPPCFNLSSLRYLSLHKNELSGPLPRALYRSSSLVTLDIGDNKLSGEIPKWINLLPNLRFLLLKGNNFVGSIPFQLCQLHNISILDLSFNSISGLIPSCLNDIPFGHRKAHNQTFENVIFDWSASISFYYRYRGIHRLDQHVDDLFNSPHVVEIEFISKSRPNSYKGSNVDLMAGIDFSRNRLTGPIPSEIGFLSDIHALNLSHNQLNGSIPRTFSNMKQIESLDLSNNKLSGGIPPDLVQLNFLSMFLVANNNLSGHAPDRKAQFATFDASSYEGNPFLCGLPLQENCRRSTSAVSDPNLGDPGETDDLFKDSFLETFVPSYVVAFLGVVAFIYFNFTCRMIFLFIEAKLSSSR; encoded by the coding sequence ATGCTGAAGCTTTCACAGAATAAGCTGCAGGGCCAGTTATTTCCCAAAAAATGGAACCTCACATCGCTCTTGTTTTTGTATCTAGATAATAATTTCTTTTCAGGACAGTTGTTACCTGGACTTCTTACAAGCTCCTACTTGAAGGTATTGAATCTAAGCGATAACTCGATCTCGGGAAAACTACCTGATTGGATAGGGGACTTTTCTTCCCTTTCGTTCCTTGTTGCGTCCAGGAACTTGTTCAAAGGTCCTATACCAGTGGGCTTTTGCAGACTTGTTGAACTGACAGTATTAGACCTTTCATGGAATAGTCTTTCTGATAAAATACCTCCTTGTTTCAATTTATCGTCACTAAGATACTTAAGCCTTCACAAAAATGAACTGTCAGGACCTTTGCCACGAGCTCTTTATAGATCATCTTCCCTTGTGACACTGGATATCGGGGATAATAAACTATCAGGGGAAATTCCAAAGTGGATCAACCTACTCCCAAATTTGAGATTTCTTTTATTAAAGGGAAACAATTTTGTAGGTTCCATTCCTTTTCAGTTATGTCAGCTTCACAACATCAGCATACTGGATCTTTCTTTCAATAGCATTTCTGGTCTAATACCTTCATGTTTGAATGATATACCATTTGGTCATAGAAAAGCACATAATCAAACCTTTGAAAATGTGATATTTGATTGGAGCGCTTCCATATCCTTCTACTACAGATATCGAGGCATACATCGTTTAGACCAACATGTTGATGATCTATTTAACTCACCACATGTGGTTGAAATAGAATTTATCTCAAAGAGTAGGCCTAATTCATACAAAGGAAGCAACGTGGATTTGATGGCGGGGATCGATTTTTCTAGGAATAGATTGACAGGTCCAATTCCTTCTGAAATTGGATTCCTAAGTGATATTCATGCTTTAAATTTATCACATAATCAATTAAATGGATCCATTCCAAGGACATTTTCCAACATGAAGCAAATAGAAAGCTTGGACTTATCCAACAACAAGTTGAGTGGTGGAATTCCCCCGGATTTGGTTCAGTTAAACTTTCTATCAATGTTCTTAGTGGCGAACAACAATTTATCAGGACATGCACCAGATAGGAAGGCTCAGTTTGCAACATTTGATGCTAGCAGCTATGAGGGCAATCCTTTTCTTTGTGGATTACCTCTCCAGGAAAATTGCAGAAGGAGCACAAGTGCAGTATCAGATCCGAATCTAGGAGATCCAGGAGAAACTGATGATCTGTTCAAAGATTCATTTTTGGAGACTTTTGTTCCATCATACGTTGTGGCATTCCTAGGAGTTGTTGCTTTTATCTACTTCAACTTCACTTGCAGGATGATTTTTCTGTTTATTGAAGCAAAACTTTCATCTTCCAGATAG